One genomic window of Dehalococcoidales bacterium includes the following:
- a CDS encoding enoyl-CoA hydratase/isomerase family protein: protein MADEPRYFQVEKDGAIVTWRFNNPPKNLWNAETGPEFYALAQEFYKDPELRVGIFTSAMPDVFIQHYDVSLLVKAGETLQETAPPAERPRRVGFLTDSKPIIAAINAPVAGGGLELAMGMVVPIDFRFMSRSATVAQPEVGVGILAGGGGTQRMPRLIGIARSLELQLTGRRVYADEAERIGLVTRACDPERLMPEALAFARELAMRPPLAVHHIRRAIYEGMSMSLDDGLALESELMRELMQSDEALERMRAYVAGGQNSRRIVEEESSS from the coding sequence TCAGGTCGAGAAGGACGGAGCGATAGTCACCTGGAGGTTCAATAACCCACCAAAGAACCTCTGGAACGCGGAGACGGGGCCGGAGTTCTACGCTCTTGCTCAGGAGTTCTACAAGGACCCCGAGTTGCGGGTCGGCATCTTCACCAGCGCCATGCCGGATGTCTTCATACAACACTACGATGTTTCACTGCTGGTCAAGGCGGGAGAAACGCTCCAGGAGACGGCGCCCCCTGCGGAGCGACCGCGCCGTGTTGGTTTTCTGACTGATTCCAAGCCGATCATCGCCGCAATCAACGCCCCGGTTGCCGGTGGCGGCCTGGAACTGGCGATGGGCATGGTAGTACCGATCGACTTTCGCTTCATGTCACGATCGGCCACGGTAGCCCAGCCTGAGGTCGGTGTCGGCATCCTCGCCGGGGGCGGAGGGACGCAGCGCATGCCCCGCCTGATCGGTATCGCCAGGTCGTTGGAACTACAGTTGACCGGCCGGCGGGTCTACGCTGATGAAGCGGAGCGCATCGGCCTGGTTACCAGGGCGTGTGATCCGGAAAGACTGATGCCCGAGGCACTGGCATTTGCCAGGGAACTGGCGATGCGACCTCCGCTGGCGGTCCATCACATCCGGCGCGCGATCTACGAAGGCATGAGCATGTCGCTCGATGACGGACTCGCCCTGGAGTCCGAACTGATGCGAGAACTAATGCAGAGTGATGAAGCCCTGGAAAGAATGCGTGCCTACGTGGCCGGTGGGCAGAACTCACGACGCATCGTGGAAGAGGAGAGTTCCAGCTAG